A section of the Acanthopagrus latus isolate v.2019 chromosome 20, fAcaLat1.1, whole genome shotgun sequence genome encodes:
- the ccdc78 gene encoding coiled-coil domain-containing protein 78 isoform X3: MDARNHQPTSNEPQQRLQALTEENLLLRDKTERLFTKVGYLESRLGQLASSSTDLSCRLVQSEEEKLMISKELVEEKIQANKMRERFEEEMFELKNKILNQDSVITELEMERGKMLRELQSAEALLKAGEKSGRVLTEENATLKKNNQALAKAHDKELAQSEELSAELLVLAQAQDALRGQLAEQQQSVRSTTQGLQGELDRVRALISRMSHDRVKREDLAALDKEQKTMEKTLLGNQDEIKDMLEKMRNSYEEQQKKLEERVVAMGKEHQENKRAIRNSQMELSEQSAVLMCCQSQVKEAEQENSKLQLQVKELNEEYRARLVCYLRDIAEYIDGLREGKRPSETSKMRAFVDSMLQDVRSSYRLREEQLASAARSYKRRLQKIIMIHHALLIAYRVQREQILAKPENRLDPGPPEAHFSLEPTELRDETAKELQNLRQDKARLEAQLEAALGQVALLKMPVQNAGKTGADMRGILVGHTQTAEGDHRLCTGWL, translated from the exons ATGGACGCACGAAACCACCAGCCAACTTCAAATGAGCCCCAGCAGCGACTTCAAGCTCTGACAGAAGAAAAT TTGCTGCTGCGTGACAAAACTGAGCGCCTCTTCACCAAAGTGGGCTACCTGGAGAGCAGACTGGGCCAGCTGGCCAGCTCCAGCACGGATCTGTCCTGCAGGCTGGTCCAGAGTGAAGAGGAAAAGCTGATG ATTTCTAAAGAACTTGTGGAAGAGAAAATTCAAGCAAATAAGATGAGAGAGCGGTTTGAGGAAGAGATGTTTGAGCTGAAAAATAAG ATATTGAACCAAGACAGTGTAATAACTGAGCTGGAGATGGAGCGAGGAAAGATGCTGAGGGAACTCCAGTCGGCCGAGGCTCTTCTGAAAGCAGGAGAGAAGAGCGGCCGAGTCCTGACAGAGGAGAATGCAACGCTGAAGAAGAACAACCAGGCTCTGGCTAAGGCCCATGACAAAGAGCTGGCCCAGAGCGAGGAGCTGAGTGCTGAGCTGCTGGTACTGGCCCAGGCTCAGGATGCCCTCCGTGGGCAGCTtgcggagcagcagcagagcgtgaGGTCAACCACCCAGGGCCTGCAGGGTGAGCTGGACAGGGTGCGGGCCCTGATCAGCCGCATGTCACATGACAGAGTCAAG CGTGAGGATCTGGCAGCGTTGGACAAGGAGCAGAAAACTATGGAAaaaact CTACTTGGAAACCAAGATGAGATCAAAGACATGCTGGAGAAAATGAGGAACAGCTacgaggagcagcagaagaaactggaggagagagt GGTTGCAATGGGTAAAGAGCACCAGGAAAACAAGAGGGCGATCCGTAATAGCCAGATGGAACTCTCAGAGCAGAGTGCG GTCCTGATGTGCTGTCAGAGCCAAGTGAAGGAGGCAGAACAAGAGAACTCAAAGCTGCAGCTTCAAGTCAAAGAGCTGAATGAGGAATACCGCGCGAGGCTCGTGTGCTATTTGCGGGACATAGCT GAGTACATTGATGGACTTAGAGAAGGAAAACGCCCCTCAGAGACCTCTAAGATGAGGGCGTTTGTGGACAGCATGCTCCAGGATGTTCGCTCCTCCTACAGGCTCAGGGAGGAACAGCTCGCCTCTGCTGCTCGTTCATACAAGAGGAGACTCCAGAAGATCATCATGATTCATCATGCTCTGCTTATTGCATACAG GGTTCAGAGGGAGCAGATCTTGGCAAAACCAGAGAACCGTCTTGATCCTGGACCCCCAGAAGCCCATTTCAGCCTGGAGCCCACTGAGCTCAGAGATGAAACGGCGAAGGAGCTCCAGAACCTTCGCCAGGACAAGGCGAGGCTAGAAGCTCAGCTGGAGGCGGCCCTGGGGCAG GTGGCTCTCCTCAAAATGCCTGTTCAAAAT GCCGGCAAAACTGGAGCAGATATGCGAGGAATCCTGGTCGGACATACGCAAACAGCTGAGGGAGATCACAGGCTCTGCACTG GTTGGCTTTGA
- the ccdc78 gene encoding coiled-coil domain-containing protein 78 isoform X4, whose translation MDARNHQPTSNEPQQRLQALTEENLLLRDKTERLFTKVGYLESRLGQLASSSTDLSCRLVQSEEEKLMISKELVEEKIQANKMRERFEEEMFELKNKILNQDSVITELEMERGKMLRELQSAEALLKAGEKSGRVLTEENATLKKNNQALAKAHDKELAQSEELSAELLVLAQAQDALRGQLAEQQQSVRSTTQGLQGELDRVRALISRMSHDRVKREDLAALDKEQKTMEKTLLGNQDEIKDMLEKMRNSYEEQQKKLEERVVAMGKEHQENKRAIRNSQMELSEQSAVLMCCQSQVKEAEQENSKLQLQVKELNEEYRARLVCYLRDIAEYIDGLREGKRPSETSKMRAFVDSMLQDVRSSYRLREEQLASAARSYKRRLQKIIMIHHALLIAYRVQREQILAKPENRLDPGPPEAHFSLEPTELRDETAKELQNLRQDKARLEAQLEAALGQVASKKDGCFEVD comes from the exons ATGGACGCACGAAACCACCAGCCAACTTCAAATGAGCCCCAGCAGCGACTTCAAGCTCTGACAGAAGAAAAT TTGCTGCTGCGTGACAAAACTGAGCGCCTCTTCACCAAAGTGGGCTACCTGGAGAGCAGACTGGGCCAGCTGGCCAGCTCCAGCACGGATCTGTCCTGCAGGCTGGTCCAGAGTGAAGAGGAAAAGCTGATG ATTTCTAAAGAACTTGTGGAAGAGAAAATTCAAGCAAATAAGATGAGAGAGCGGTTTGAGGAAGAGATGTTTGAGCTGAAAAATAAG ATATTGAACCAAGACAGTGTAATAACTGAGCTGGAGATGGAGCGAGGAAAGATGCTGAGGGAACTCCAGTCGGCCGAGGCTCTTCTGAAAGCAGGAGAGAAGAGCGGCCGAGTCCTGACAGAGGAGAATGCAACGCTGAAGAAGAACAACCAGGCTCTGGCTAAGGCCCATGACAAAGAGCTGGCCCAGAGCGAGGAGCTGAGTGCTGAGCTGCTGGTACTGGCCCAGGCTCAGGATGCCCTCCGTGGGCAGCTtgcggagcagcagcagagcgtgaGGTCAACCACCCAGGGCCTGCAGGGTGAGCTGGACAGGGTGCGGGCCCTGATCAGCCGCATGTCACATGACAGAGTCAAG CGTGAGGATCTGGCAGCGTTGGACAAGGAGCAGAAAACTATGGAAaaaact CTACTTGGAAACCAAGATGAGATCAAAGACATGCTGGAGAAAATGAGGAACAGCTacgaggagcagcagaagaaactggaggagagagt GGTTGCAATGGGTAAAGAGCACCAGGAAAACAAGAGGGCGATCCGTAATAGCCAGATGGAACTCTCAGAGCAGAGTGCG GTCCTGATGTGCTGTCAGAGCCAAGTGAAGGAGGCAGAACAAGAGAACTCAAAGCTGCAGCTTCAAGTCAAAGAGCTGAATGAGGAATACCGCGCGAGGCTCGTGTGCTATTTGCGGGACATAGCT GAGTACATTGATGGACTTAGAGAAGGAAAACGCCCCTCAGAGACCTCTAAGATGAGGGCGTTTGTGGACAGCATGCTCCAGGATGTTCGCTCCTCCTACAGGCTCAGGGAGGAACAGCTCGCCTCTGCTGCTCGTTCATACAAGAGGAGACTCCAGAAGATCATCATGATTCATCATGCTCTGCTTATTGCATACAG GGTTCAGAGGGAGCAGATCTTGGCAAAACCAGAGAACCGTCTTGATCCTGGACCCCCAGAAGCCCATTTCAGCCTGGAGCCCACTGAGCTCAGAGATGAAACGGCGAAGGAGCTCCAGAACCTTCGCCAGGACAAGGCGAGGCTAGAAGCTCAGCTGGAGGCGGCCCTGGGGCAGGTAGCTTCGAAGAAAGATGGCTGCTTTGAAGTAGACTGA
- the ccdc78 gene encoding coiled-coil domain-containing protein 78 isoform X2 yields the protein MDARNHQPTSNEPQQRLQALTEENLLLRDKTERLFTKVGYLESRLGQLASSSTDLSCRLVQSEEEKLMISKELVEEKIQANKMRERFEEEMFELKNKILNQDSVITELEMERGKMLRELQSAEALLKAGEKSGRVLTEENATLKKNNQALAKAHDKELAQSEELSAELLVLAQAQDALRGQLAEQQQSVRSTTQGLQGELDRVRALISRMSHDRVKREDLAALDKEQKTMEKTLLGNQDEIKDMLEKMRNSYEEQQKKLEERVVAMGKEHQENKRAIRNSQMELSEQSAVLMCCQSQVKEAEQENSKLQLQVKELNEEYRARLVCYLRDIAEYIDGLREGKRPSETSKMRAFVDSMLQDVRSSYRLREEQLASAARSYKRRLQKIIMIHHALLIAYRVQREQILAKPENRLDPGPPEAHFSLEPTELRDETAKELQNLRQDKARLEAQLEAALGQVALLKMPVQNVSHQEPAKLEQICEESWSDIRKQLREITGSALVGFEKERALLITRATVAEAQVLELQDYIDKHLGRSGSHFM from the exons ATGGACGCACGAAACCACCAGCCAACTTCAAATGAGCCCCAGCAGCGACTTCAAGCTCTGACAGAAGAAAAT TTGCTGCTGCGTGACAAAACTGAGCGCCTCTTCACCAAAGTGGGCTACCTGGAGAGCAGACTGGGCCAGCTGGCCAGCTCCAGCACGGATCTGTCCTGCAGGCTGGTCCAGAGTGAAGAGGAAAAGCTGATG ATTTCTAAAGAACTTGTGGAAGAGAAAATTCAAGCAAATAAGATGAGAGAGCGGTTTGAGGAAGAGATGTTTGAGCTGAAAAATAAG ATATTGAACCAAGACAGTGTAATAACTGAGCTGGAGATGGAGCGAGGAAAGATGCTGAGGGAACTCCAGTCGGCCGAGGCTCTTCTGAAAGCAGGAGAGAAGAGCGGCCGAGTCCTGACAGAGGAGAATGCAACGCTGAAGAAGAACAACCAGGCTCTGGCTAAGGCCCATGACAAAGAGCTGGCCCAGAGCGAGGAGCTGAGTGCTGAGCTGCTGGTACTGGCCCAGGCTCAGGATGCCCTCCGTGGGCAGCTtgcggagcagcagcagagcgtgaGGTCAACCACCCAGGGCCTGCAGGGTGAGCTGGACAGGGTGCGGGCCCTGATCAGCCGCATGTCACATGACAGAGTCAAG CGTGAGGATCTGGCAGCGTTGGACAAGGAGCAGAAAACTATGGAAaaaact CTACTTGGAAACCAAGATGAGATCAAAGACATGCTGGAGAAAATGAGGAACAGCTacgaggagcagcagaagaaactggaggagagagt GGTTGCAATGGGTAAAGAGCACCAGGAAAACAAGAGGGCGATCCGTAATAGCCAGATGGAACTCTCAGAGCAGAGTGCG GTCCTGATGTGCTGTCAGAGCCAAGTGAAGGAGGCAGAACAAGAGAACTCAAAGCTGCAGCTTCAAGTCAAAGAGCTGAATGAGGAATACCGCGCGAGGCTCGTGTGCTATTTGCGGGACATAGCT GAGTACATTGATGGACTTAGAGAAGGAAAACGCCCCTCAGAGACCTCTAAGATGAGGGCGTTTGTGGACAGCATGCTCCAGGATGTTCGCTCCTCCTACAGGCTCAGGGAGGAACAGCTCGCCTCTGCTGCTCGTTCATACAAGAGGAGACTCCAGAAGATCATCATGATTCATCATGCTCTGCTTATTGCATACAG GGTTCAGAGGGAGCAGATCTTGGCAAAACCAGAGAACCGTCTTGATCCTGGACCCCCAGAAGCCCATTTCAGCCTGGAGCCCACTGAGCTCAGAGATGAAACGGCGAAGGAGCTCCAGAACCTTCGCCAGGACAAGGCGAGGCTAGAAGCTCAGCTGGAGGCGGCCCTGGGGCAG GTGGCTCTCCTCAAAATGCCTGTTCAAAATGTAAGCCATCAGGA GCCGGCAAAACTGGAGCAGATATGCGAGGAATCCTGGTCGGACATACGCAAACAGCTGAGGGAGATCACAGGCTCTGCACTG GTTGGCTTTGAGAAAGAGCGTGCCCTCCTCATCACCAGAGCAACAGTTGCTGAGGCGCAGGTGTTAGAGTTGCAGGACTATATCGACAAGCACCTGGGCAGGTCAGGAAGTCACTTCATGT
- the metrn gene encoding meteorin: protein MSASGLWINAMWILLFAIFHAALSNYSEDQCSWRGSGLSQQQGSVEQISLHCSEGTLDWLYPKGALRLSLSPRLPSVAVGPGGSSSGLITACVKPSEQFHGAQLYLERDGVLELLVGDRLESSPPPRVRCFSRLPGERVALFLQATPHQDISRRIASFRYELRGDWTARLSLDSNPISSEEACRPCNNTEILMAVCTSDFVVRGNIRSVVEDDNLRAAVIKVSATRVFRQKYALFTGNSRVASRGEVRTLLQCGVKPGPGSFLFTGRVHFGEAWLGCAPRYKDFQRAYTIAKAAQQIPCELPVD, encoded by the exons ATGTCTGCGTCTGGGCTTTGGATTAACGCAATGTGGATTTTactttttgccatttttcacGCGGCTTTGTCAAACTACTCTGAAGACCAGTGCAGCTGGAGAGGAAG TGGTTTGTCCCAGCAGCAGGGCAGCGTCGAGCAGATCTCCCTCCACTGCTCTGAGGGCACCCTGGACTGGCTGTATCCCAAAGGGGCCCTGCGCCTCAGCCTGTCACCCCGCCTGCCCTCTGTGGCGGTGGGGCCGGGCGGCAGCAGCTCGGGCCTCATCACGGCCTGCGTCAAGCCCTCGGAGCAGTTCCACGGGGCCCAGCTGTACCTGGAGAGGGACGGGGTCCTGGAGCTCCTGGTGGGGGACCGCCTGGAGTCCTCCCCGCCGCCGAGGGTACGCTGCTTCAGCCGTCTTCCCGGGGAGAGGGTGGCTCTCTTCCTGCAGGCGACACCTCATCAGGACATCAGCAGGAGGATCGCATCCTTCCGCTATGAGCTGAGAGGGGACTGGACCGCTCGGCTGTCGCTGGACTCCAACCCCATCAGCAGTGAAG AAGCCTGCAGACCCTGCAACAACACTGAGATTCTGATGGCTGTTTGCACCAGTGACTTTG TTGTTCGAGGTAACATCCGATCAGTGGTTGAAGACGACAACCTCCGTGCAGCAGTGATCAAGGTCAGCGCCACGCGGGTGTTTCGTCAGAAGTACGCCTTGTTCACCGGCAACAGCCGCGTGGCCAGTCGCGGTGAGGTCAgaactctgctgcagtgtggcGTCAAACCCGGGCCCGGCAGCTTCCTCTTCACCGGCCGGGTCCACTTCGGGGAGGCCTGGTTGGGCTGCGCTCCCCGTTACAAGGACTTCCAGCGGGCGTACACTATAGCCAAAGCAGCCCAGCAGATACCCTGCGAACTGCCTGTAGACTGA
- the ccdc78 gene encoding coiled-coil domain-containing protein 78 isoform X1, with amino-acid sequence MDARNHQPTSNEPQQRLQALTEENLLLRDKTERLFTKVGYLESRLGQLASSSTDLSCRLVQSEEEKLMISKELVEEKIQANKMRERFEEEMFELKNKILNQDSVITELEMERGKMLRELQSAEALLKAGEKSGRVLTEENATLKKNNQALAKAHDKELAQSEELSAELLVLAQAQDALRGQLAEQQQSVRSTTQGLQGELDRVRALISRMSHDRVKREDLAALDKEQKTMEKTLLGNQDEIKDMLEKMRNSYEEQQKKLEERVVAMGKEHQENKRAIRNSQMELSEQSAVLMCCQSQVKEAEQENSKLQLQVKELNEEYRARLVCYLRDIAEYIDGLREGKRPSETSKMRAFVDSMLQDVRSSYRLREEQLASAARSYKRRLQKIIMIHHALLIAYRVQREQILAKPENRLDPGPPEAHFSLEPTELRDETAKELQNLRQDKARLEAQLEAALGQVALLKMPVQNVSHQEPAKLEQICEESWSDIRKQLREITGSALVGFEKERALLITRATVAEAQVLELQDYIDKHLGRYKEEISHLCRLHGTQEAGRSQSAHSSLH; translated from the exons ATGGACGCACGAAACCACCAGCCAACTTCAAATGAGCCCCAGCAGCGACTTCAAGCTCTGACAGAAGAAAAT TTGCTGCTGCGTGACAAAACTGAGCGCCTCTTCACCAAAGTGGGCTACCTGGAGAGCAGACTGGGCCAGCTGGCCAGCTCCAGCACGGATCTGTCCTGCAGGCTGGTCCAGAGTGAAGAGGAAAAGCTGATG ATTTCTAAAGAACTTGTGGAAGAGAAAATTCAAGCAAATAAGATGAGAGAGCGGTTTGAGGAAGAGATGTTTGAGCTGAAAAATAAG ATATTGAACCAAGACAGTGTAATAACTGAGCTGGAGATGGAGCGAGGAAAGATGCTGAGGGAACTCCAGTCGGCCGAGGCTCTTCTGAAAGCAGGAGAGAAGAGCGGCCGAGTCCTGACAGAGGAGAATGCAACGCTGAAGAAGAACAACCAGGCTCTGGCTAAGGCCCATGACAAAGAGCTGGCCCAGAGCGAGGAGCTGAGTGCTGAGCTGCTGGTACTGGCCCAGGCTCAGGATGCCCTCCGTGGGCAGCTtgcggagcagcagcagagcgtgaGGTCAACCACCCAGGGCCTGCAGGGTGAGCTGGACAGGGTGCGGGCCCTGATCAGCCGCATGTCACATGACAGAGTCAAG CGTGAGGATCTGGCAGCGTTGGACAAGGAGCAGAAAACTATGGAAaaaact CTACTTGGAAACCAAGATGAGATCAAAGACATGCTGGAGAAAATGAGGAACAGCTacgaggagcagcagaagaaactggaggagagagt GGTTGCAATGGGTAAAGAGCACCAGGAAAACAAGAGGGCGATCCGTAATAGCCAGATGGAACTCTCAGAGCAGAGTGCG GTCCTGATGTGCTGTCAGAGCCAAGTGAAGGAGGCAGAACAAGAGAACTCAAAGCTGCAGCTTCAAGTCAAAGAGCTGAATGAGGAATACCGCGCGAGGCTCGTGTGCTATTTGCGGGACATAGCT GAGTACATTGATGGACTTAGAGAAGGAAAACGCCCCTCAGAGACCTCTAAGATGAGGGCGTTTGTGGACAGCATGCTCCAGGATGTTCGCTCCTCCTACAGGCTCAGGGAGGAACAGCTCGCCTCTGCTGCTCGTTCATACAAGAGGAGACTCCAGAAGATCATCATGATTCATCATGCTCTGCTTATTGCATACAG GGTTCAGAGGGAGCAGATCTTGGCAAAACCAGAGAACCGTCTTGATCCTGGACCCCCAGAAGCCCATTTCAGCCTGGAGCCCACTGAGCTCAGAGATGAAACGGCGAAGGAGCTCCAGAACCTTCGCCAGGACAAGGCGAGGCTAGAAGCTCAGCTGGAGGCGGCCCTGGGGCAG GTGGCTCTCCTCAAAATGCCTGTTCAAAATGTAAGCCATCAGGA GCCGGCAAAACTGGAGCAGATATGCGAGGAATCCTGGTCGGACATACGCAAACAGCTGAGGGAGATCACAGGCTCTGCACTG GTTGGCTTTGAGAAAGAGCGTGCCCTCCTCATCACCAGAGCAACAGTTGCTGAGGCGCAGGTGTTAGAGTTGCAGGACTATATCGACAAGCACCTGGGCAG GTATAAAGAGGAGATCTCACATCTCTGCAGACTGCATGGGACACAGGAGGCTGGGCGCTCCCAAAGTGCTCATTCATCACTCCATTAA